A region of the Piliocolobus tephrosceles isolate RC106 unplaced genomic scaffold, ASM277652v3 unscaffolded_41801, whole genome shotgun sequence genome:
aattaattaataacatttaaaaattgatatgtaATTCATGCATCataaaattcagtggttttcCATGTGTTCCCAGATGCAATCAGCCATCACCAATATCTAATTCCAGATCATTTTcctcactccaaaaagaaaccccatgccCACTGGCAGTCACTCTTTATTTCTCCCCGTTCTCCTACCCCTCAGcaataatttactttctgtctgtatggatttgcatattctgggcatttcatggAAATAGAAGCctttatgactggcttctttcacttaatttcatggcttatccatgttgtagcatgaatcagtatttcattccttttcatggctgaatattccattgtgtggatttaccacattttttttatccattcatcagttggtagacatttgggttgtttcccgTTTTCaaccatgaaaaataatgttacTGTGAACATTTGTATACGATAGACCCTGATGTTCTAATTTTTGAGCCCATGTGCCTAACCTCTATACCTGACTGCCTGATTGTGTTGACAGGAAACTTTTTGGAAAATGTCCTATCTCTGGCCTTTTGGGAATGTCACATGGAGTAAAATGTACCTAGAGTGGGTTTGACTTTGGACATCACATGGTCTCGAATCCCTCAGCAAACATGAGTTAGTCTTGTTTTTGTTGGTGTTACAGAATAACATGCAGCTGgctctttttctaaaaaatttaatattagatGTCCTTCATTGAACAAACATCTGTTGAGAGTCTTTGTGTGACTGGGATATGGCCATAATCAAATGAACATGGCTTTGCCATTCTAACGGAGAGGAAGGCATTGATTAGTTACAAACTGTGAAACATACTTTGAAAGAAAAGGATGCAAAGAGAGCTGATCATAGGGGACCTTGCAGGATGAGGAGTGGCAATCTTGGGAGAAGTTGGGACAACAGTGTGCCAAGCAGGGAAGATGGCAGGTGCAGCATGAGGCCAAACGTTTGGAATCACAGTGTGTTCTTTCCCTTCATCCCTGTGTTCCAGGGTCTCTTTACTTCACAAACATGGGCAAGTGGAAACCCTACTTTATGTCTCTTCTGAATAATCCCTTTGTCATGGCTTACTTAGTGACCTGTGCCCCTCCCCACTGCTCCTGGGACCACAACCCACATTGTTACAAGCCCCTGAAGGAAGTTATAAACACCTTATCTTCTACTAGGACAGGTGCCCCTGGAGCTGTCTGGCTGGGCAAGCCATACTTACCTGCACTTCCCTATCCTGTGTGTGGGTGACTCAGACTTGACTATTGTTATCACACTAAACTAAACTGGGGTTCACTCACCCAGTGCGGTAAGGCCAAACATCCACACTGAGATTTGCAATGGGAAAAAGGAAGGTGTTTATGTGCAGGGCACCAAGCAAGGAGTATTGGGAGGCTTATACTTACGACCCAACCTCTCTGATGGCTTACAAGTAAGGGTTTTTAAGGGCAAGGATATATTTTAGGAAAACAGAAGTTACAAGAAGAAATTGCAAATCAATGCACAGAGGTTACACATCGGTTTGGTCATGAGAAATGAAGGCTTGCAGGTCATAGGtgaattcaaagattttctgatttgcaattaGCTAAGGAAGAGAAGCTTCATTTAAAATTTGGGGTtagcagaaaagaatgttagctctTGCTCATGAGTGTGACTTCCACCAGGAACAAAGAATGGCTGTCAGAGTTCAGTTCTCAGTTCCCCTTATCTGAGGTCTGCCTGCCAATGGATCCATTTGGTGGAAGTCCAGGTTTCcgaaaaacaactcagggacatatgtTAAGATGTAATCTTTAGTTTCTATAGGGAATCAAGCATCTCTGGACTCTAACatccttggctattgttttaggctactattaccttcttgcttatcaagtGCCTTATTTATTTCTCAGGGCCAGgtaggtgcctggaatttccttTGAAAGAACCCAAGAATGtcctttatttccatgtttagagGAGACCACAGGCCCCTAAAAGAAATTCCTGCTTCATCTCACCATTTTGGACTTCCCTCAAGATCTGGGCACAGAGCATTCTGACTTCTGCAGCCCCACCCCACAGCCTATCAGATAGATTAAATTGCTCCCGCATCCCATGTCACTTACGTCTGGGTAACTTGGTGAGCTAATCTGTAGTGGATATTGACTGACATGTAGTTACGTTCTTATAGccatttcataaaatattcataaattcaATTTTGCCATTTTAGTATTCTAGATCcagcaaatttctttttctaagctCAAACAATTTGCAGGTCCTTTGAAATCTTGCAGGTAGGTCCTGGCTCCATTACTTATGGGTCATAGGTCATACAAGGGTCTGAAAGAGTGAGCACCTTAGAAGCAAACCTCTCCATAGGGTCCGCCTGTCCAGACCTTCCTGTCCACAACATGAAATTACCTTCATGCACATCTTTGGGTCTCTCCTCTTTTCAAAATGCCAGGTATCCTCCATTTACTTTTGGGAAACCTGCTTTTGCCCACAGAGATTTGTTTTAGGATCTACTTCTTTCACGCCACTGGAATACGTCCCAAGCCTGAGTCATTCGGTCGGCAGCAATccctgagaaaaaaataattggtcTTTGCGTGACACTCAGGAGATGCCTGAGGACACCTTGACTCCCACAGCACCAACCAGGGCAGGCCTGGGTCTCCAGCGGAGCTACTCTTTAGGGATCATCGTTATGACTAACAGACATGCCAGATTCTTCTGGCTAGTCTCcagtgcagacacacacacacacacacacacacacacacacacaccattcttAGTATAGTCAAAGctcacaggagaaagaaaaatgttttctaataccTTCTTTATTTGCAAGAAGGTGTTAGGAATTCAAGGGATGATATGCATagtgataatagtttcttttttcagCTCCTTCCTCCAACTCATGTTCTATAGGGACTTGTGGAACTAAGAACAGGACCCACAGATGAGCCATAGGATTTTCAGAGCAAGGCTCTGCTTGGAAGGGCCCAGACCAATGTTCACAGCACAGTGGAGGTCTAGTATAAAGAATGTGAAGTTTGTAGCATTTCTTGATCCTGCTATTCCTACATGCTTGCTTAAGCCATTCTTCCTCTAGATAAACTGTTCTTTGAAGGAAACCTGCCTAATGTCTGCCTGCTCAAGAAGGTGGACCTGAGCTCTGTTCCCTTTGCAACCTTCCTGGAGTCTTACTGCGATCTAGATGAACTCAAAGCAAGATGCTGCCACCCCTATGACTTTGATCATTGTAAGCTGGCAATCCTGTTAGGAGGCTGCTCCCAGCTTGGACTGAGCTGAGTCTTCGCATGCCTTGAACAATGAATTTGCATCCTGGTTATGTTCCCCGTGGGGGCCAGCCCTGTCCTTGGAGTGGCCCCTCtagtcatgttgctcaggcttgtcccTTCCTGGGCCCCAGAACACCTCCAATGCCAAACTTGTAGGTGAGAACAGGACGTTGCATGCCAATCAGGTGTGGGTGACTAGCTCTGGGCGAGTCTGTTCTAGTAATGCTAGGCACCACCTCTCACTGCGACAGCCTAGTTTCTACACAGGTCTCGCTCTGGGACCACCCTCAGCAGTGGGATTAGCAGGCAGGGCCAGTGTGACCctccctttctgggcctcagttgagAAACCTGAAGTTTAGGAGAGGAGTCACTCCCCTGGCTGATGGGTGGCTGGGCCAGAAGCAGATAGCAGGCTTTCTGACTCCAGCTCTAGTACCTCACCACGTACTGGCTAGAGTTACACTTCTCAAATCTTAATTTCCTAAAAGTAAGTAACAGTTTGAATGTTGTTATATTGTGatgtataataagaaatatatatgtttgtCTTTGTTTCCTGGCCAGAGCTCCTGAAACCGTAAGTGGCGGGAGCGATAAAGGTGAACAGAtagtcttttgtttttcaaaacagaTCCGTTTCCACCACATTTAAGTTTATGTAAAGGACATGTAAAGTCTCTAAGGATGAGGGCTGGTTGCCAGGGAACCACCCCTTGCAAttagagggaagaaaggagagagtgaTTGAAGATTGATTTGATCACCAGTGGGCAACGAtctaatcaatcatgcctactaTGTAAGGAAGCCTACATACAAACTCAAAAAGGCGGGGTTCAGAGAGCTTTTAGGTTGCTGAAGGTGTGGAGGGTGGGGCACCCAGAGATGGCAGATGGGGCTCCATGGCCTTATCCCCATACCTTGTTCTTTGTACTTTTTCCTCTGGCTATTCATCTGTGTTGTTTGCGATATCCTTTGTGATAAACCAAACCTGGTAAGTAAACTGTTTTCTtcagttctgtgagtcattctagcaaaTGATTGACTCCAAGAAAGAGAGCGTGTGAACCTCTGATTTTCGCCAAGTCAGACAGAAGTTGTGGGTAACCTGGGAACCTACTATTTGCAATTGGTGTCTGAAGAGGAGGCAGTCTTgtaggactgagcccttaacctgtggggtcCGTGCTAACTCAGAATTCAATTCAGAATGGAATTGAATTGTAGGATACCCAGCTGGTGTTAGAGAATAGGTCCATGTGAAATAAAATCCCCACACATGATGGACATAACAGACAACGTCAATGATAAGGAATCCAGCAAGTTCGGGATAGAGAATTGGCAGGGGGTCTCCAGGGGTCTCTTCAAGTTATCTTCAAAGTGTTGCTATAATTTTTCAGAGAGGGAGAGGCAGACTGGTGGAGATGAAGAGAAAATCCTGGAAGTTCAGGTGAAAGTTGATATGGGGCTTAGTTGATCCATATTCACTGTGTgcttaaaatggttaaatattAATTTGGGTTCTTACATATTAAAGGGCAAAATTCAGAGCAAGGGAGAGGTAGACAGGGCCTGTGAAAAGCAGTGGTTAGTTTAGGGAAAATAGCTAGGAGCCCTGTGATTTGGAACGTGAAAACTCTTTATTACTGTTGTTACTTTAACTGTTTCCAGGATGGCCTGCCTTCTTCGTGCATTTCAGAGAATTTCCACAGGGATTTTCTTCTTAGCACTTTGGGGCATGGTTGTAGGTGACAAGCTGCTGGTGATCCCTCAGGATGGAAGCCACTGGCTTAGTATGAAGGATATAGTTGAGGTTCTGGGTGCCCGGGGGCATGACATTGTAGTGGTGGTGCCTGAAGtcaatttgcttttgaaagaatcCAAATACTACACAAGAAAAATCTATCCAGTGCCGTATGACCGAGAAGAGATGAAGAACCGTTACCAATCGTTTGGAAACAATCACTTTGCTGAGCGATCATTCCTGACTGCTCCTCAGACAGAGTACAGGAATAACATGATCGTTGTTGGCATGTACTTCATCAACTGCCAGAGCCTCCTGCAGGACGTGGACACCCTGAACTTCCTCAAGGAGAGCAAGTTCGATGCTCTTTTCACAGACCCAGCCTTACCCTGTGGGGTGATCCTGGCTGAGTATTTGGGCCTACCCTCCGTGTACCTCTTCAGGGGTTTTCCGTGTTCCCTGGAGCATACATTCAGCAGAAGCCCAAACCCTGTGTCCTATATTCCCAGGTGCTACACAAAGTTTTCAGACCACATGACTTTTCCCCAACGAGTGGCCAACTTCCTCGTTAATTTGTTGGAGCCCTATGtattttattgtctgttttcAAAGTACGATGAACTCGCATCAACAGTCCTCAAGAGAGATGTGGATGTAATCACCTTATATCAGAAGGTCTCTATTTGGCTGTTAAGATATGACTTTGTACTTGAGTATCCTAGGCCAGTCATGCCCAACATGGTCTTCATTGGAGGTACCAACTGTAAGAAGAGGAAAGACCTGTCTGAGGTTGGTGGGTTTATTTCTTTTGGGCTGCCTTGTTTCTTCCAGGCTCTGTTCTCCCTCACT
Encoded here:
- the LOC111528188 gene encoding UDP-glucuronosyltransferase 1-6 is translated as MACLLRAFQRISTGIFFLALWGMVVGDKLLVIPQDGSHWLSMKDIVEVLGARGHDIVVVVPEVNLLLKESKYYTRKIYPVPYDREEMKNRYQSFGNNHFAERSFLTAPQTEYRNNMIVVGMYFINCQSLLQDVDTLNFLKESKFDALFTDPALPCGVILAEYLGLPSVYLFRGFPCSLEHTFSRSPNPVSYIPRCYTKFSDHMTFPQRVANFLVNLLEPYVFYCLFSKYDELASTVLKRDVDVITLYQKVSIWLLRYDFVLEYPRPVMPNMVFIGGTNCKKRKDLSEVGGFISFGLPCFFQALFSLTYLDP